A DNA window from Ignavibacteriales bacterium contains the following coding sequences:
- a CDS encoding ABC transporter ATP-binding protein gives MKSLLRLLPYLKKYKRTLLWGLLTVVMSNVFTVFQPQIVGNAIDKLKIGIETKNIDGMGILLYAVALVALNLIAGIFTYLTRQTIIVVSRHIEFDLRNDFLKHIQKLSLSYYQNTPTGDLMAHATNDIGSVRNVVGPGIMYPSDTFMTLSMVLIMMFLTNWQLTLYALIPMPLVSFAVYKLGKQIHKKFEERQEQFSLLTTRAQENLSGIRIVKAYDREAYEIDRFKKLSFEYLKKNLVLAKIQSILWPLMFLLVGSSLVIIVYVGGLKVINGEMSIGTLTAFFGYLTLLIWPMIAFGWVTNLLQQGAASMGRLIKIMDAEPEIQDSNRTDYSVKEIQGNIEFKNIFFTHKNSETPVLKNINLKIPGGSTVAIVGHTGSGKSTLINLIPRLYDVTAGDLLIDGISIKKIPLEVLRSNIGYVQQETFLFSDTLKENISYGILEDEVDKDGKWSNGLMENIFNAAEVSQIAKDVKDFPNGFETMLGERGITLSGGQKQRASIARAVMRNPKILILDDALSAVDTYTEEEILKRLRTVMKDRTSIIISHRISTVKDADLIIVLNNGEIVERGNHEELVAVGGIYADLYEKQLLEEELDKL, from the coding sequence ATGAAATCATTACTCCGATTACTTCCATATCTTAAAAAATACAAACGCACTTTACTGTGGGGACTCCTCACGGTAGTGATGAGCAACGTCTTTACCGTTTTTCAGCCACAGATCGTAGGGAACGCGATCGATAAATTGAAGATCGGTATTGAAACCAAGAACATCGATGGAATGGGAATTCTTTTATACGCCGTTGCATTGGTAGCTCTAAATCTTATTGCCGGAATTTTCACATACCTTACTCGTCAAACAATAATCGTAGTCTCACGCCATATCGAGTTCGATCTGCGGAACGATTTCCTAAAACATATCCAGAAACTTTCGCTGTCATATTATCAGAATACACCAACGGGCGACTTAATGGCGCATGCCACAAACGATATCGGCTCGGTGCGTAATGTTGTCGGTCCCGGCATCATGTATCCGAGTGACACGTTTATGACGCTCTCAATGGTTCTTATCATGATGTTCCTAACCAACTGGCAGCTAACTTTATACGCTCTAATTCCGATGCCGCTTGTTTCGTTTGCGGTTTACAAATTGGGGAAACAAATCCATAAAAAATTTGAAGAACGTCAGGAACAATTCTCGCTCCTCACAACCCGTGCGCAGGAAAATTTATCCGGCATACGCATAGTGAAAGCATATGATCGGGAAGCGTATGAAATTGACCGGTTCAAAAAACTGAGCTTCGAATATCTCAAGAAGAATCTTGTGCTGGCAAAAATTCAATCGATACTCTGGCCCCTCATGTTTTTACTCGTCGGCTCTTCGTTGGTTATTATTGTTTATGTCGGCGGTTTGAAAGTCATCAACGGTGAAATGTCAATTGGCACTCTCACCGCATTTTTCGGATACCTTACGCTTCTGATTTGGCCCATGATTGCATTCGGCTGGGTTACAAATCTTCTCCAGCAGGGTGCCGCTTCGATGGGAAGATTGATTAAGATTATGGATGCGGAACCAGAGATTCAGGATTCAAACCGCACAGATTATTCAGTGAAAGAAATTCAAGGGAACATTGAATTCAAGAACATCTTTTTTACGCATAAAAACTCCGAAACACCCGTTCTAAAAAACATCAACCTTAAAATCCCCGGCGGTTCTACAGTGGCAATAGTCGGACATACCGGCTCCGGTAAATCGACACTCATAAATCTTATCCCGCGGTTATATGATGTGACAGCAGGTGATCTTCTAATCGACGGAATCAGCATTAAAAAAATCCCGCTTGAAGTTCTCAGGTCAAATATAGGTTATGTTCAGCAGGAAACGTTTCTTTTCTCTGATACATTGAAAGAAAATATATCGTATGGGATTTTAGAAGATGAAGTAGATAAGGATGGAAAATGGAGTAATGGATTAATGGAGAATATTTTTAATGCAGCAGAGGTATCTCAAATAGCTAAGGATGTAAAAGATTTTCCAAACGGATTTGAAACAATGCTTGGTGAACGCGGAATCACTCTCTCAGGCGGACAAAAACAGCGCGCCAGCATTGCCCGCGCAGTTATGCGTAATCCGAAAATATTAATTCTTGATGACGCACTATCCGCGGTAGATACTTATACTGAAGAGGAAATTCTCAAGCGTCTTCGCACTGTCATGAAGGACCGCACAAGTATTATTATCAGCCACCGTATATCAACAGTGAAGGATGCGGATTTGATTATTGTGCTGAACAACGGAGAAATCGTAGAACGCGGAAATCACGAAGAACTTGTTGCAGTCGGAGGAATATATGCCGATCTGTATGAAAAGCAGTTGTTGGAAGAAGAACTTGATAAACTTTAA
- a CDS encoding threonine/serine dehydratase, with protein sequence MINFSDIESAYRILKPVVHKTPLLSSRKFNEMVGNEVYFKAENFQRIGAFKFRGAYNKIALLTDAEQRRGVIAHSSGNHGQGVALASKLFGIKAVIVMPHNSVKSKVEATKNYGAEIVFCGLSTDDREKMTQEYIDKFGYTLIHPYDDERLIAGQGTVGLEIFQDVKELDYLFVPIGGGGLISGCSIAAKHFCPGIKVIGVETEGANDCYQSFRAKKLIKLPSVNTIADGMRTLSVGKHNFEIIMKYVDDVITIKDEDIYPMMKFYLERMKILVEPTGAVAPAAVMKNLSGLHKKKIAAVISGGNVDAEFIKQVLL encoded by the coding sequence ATGATAAATTTCTCCGACATTGAATCAGCTTACAGGATTCTTAAACCGGTGGTTCACAAAACCCCACTTCTCTCTTCGCGTAAGTTCAACGAGATGGTCGGCAACGAGGTTTATTTCAAAGCGGAAAATTTTCAGCGTATCGGTGCGTTTAAGTTTCGTGGTGCATACAATAAAATTGCCTTACTAACCGATGCGGAGCAAAGAAGAGGTGTAATAGCTCATTCATCCGGAAATCATGGGCAGGGAGTCGCGCTGGCTTCTAAATTATTCGGCATCAAAGCCGTAATTGTTATGCCCCACAACTCGGTGAAAAGTAAAGTTGAGGCCACAAAAAATTATGGTGCTGAGATAGTGTTTTGTGGATTATCCACTGATGACCGTGAAAAAATGACACAGGAGTACATCGACAAGTTCGGTTACACGCTCATCCATCCTTATGATGATGAGAGGTTGATTGCCGGACAGGGGACGGTTGGATTAGAAATCTTTCAGGACGTGAAAGAGCTTGATTATCTTTTTGTTCCTATAGGAGGTGGAGGATTGATATCCGGCTGCTCGATTGCAGCAAAACATTTCTGTCCGGGAATTAAAGTAATCGGCGTTGAAACCGAAGGAGCCAACGATTGTTACCAATCTTTCCGTGCTAAGAAACTAATCAAACTTCCATCTGTTAATACTATTGCGGATGGAATGAGAACGCTTTCAGTCGGTAAACACAACTTCGAAATCATAATGAAGTATGTTGATGATGTTATCACGATCAAAGACGAAGACATTTACCCGATGATGAAATTCTATCTTGAACGGATGAAAATTCTCGTCGAGCCAACAGGAGCCGTAGCTCCGGCGGCTGTTATGAAGAATCTATCCGGGTTGCATAAAAAGAAGATCGCTGCGGTGATCAGCGGTGGTAACGTTGACGCTGAATTTATCAAACAAGTGTTATTGTAA
- a CDS encoding VOC family protein has translation MNHIGHIEIPTTNFEIAKTFFGYVFGWTFQDVPKIEYVLFKAGMKPNGGFFKVKKMPKTNQVNVYVEVKEINAILKRVEKAGGTVIIKKSKVQNMGWFAMFTTPDGCHLCLWQRKV, from the coding sequence ATGAATCATATCGGACATATAGAAATACCCACAACGAACTTTGAAATCGCTAAGACATTTTTTGGTTACGTATTCGGTTGGACATTTCAAGACGTACCAAAAATTGAATATGTTCTTTTCAAAGCAGGCATGAAACCGAACGGCGGGTTTTTTAAAGTTAAGAAAATGCCAAAAACAAATCAGGTTAATGTTTATGTCGAGGTTAAAGAGATTAACGCAATTCTGAAAAGAGTTGAAAAAGCCGGTGGAACCGTAATAATTAAGAAATCAAAAGTTCAAAACATGGGCTGGTTCGCAATGTTTACCACGCCGGACGGATGCCATCTTTGTTTGTGGCAACGAAAGGTCTGA
- the bfr gene encoding bacterioferritin: MKGNTKIINMLNDRLADELTAINQYIVHSEMCANWGYEKLHHTIEKRAIEEMKHAEKLIARILFLEGTPVVSKPNKMSIGADVGQQFKSDWNAESGAIKDYNNDIKLAVSLGDNGTREMLEAILVDEENHIDWLEAQLDQIKQIGIQNYLSQQIEKA, encoded by the coding sequence ATGAAGGGAAACACAAAAATAATAAACATGCTCAACGACAGACTTGCCGATGAGTTAACAGCTATCAATCAATACATAGTACATTCAGAAATGTGTGCAAACTGGGGTTACGAAAAATTGCATCACACAATCGAGAAGCGCGCTATCGAAGAAATGAAGCACGCCGAAAAACTTATTGCCCGAATTTTATTCTTAGAAGGCACACCTGTTGTAAGTAAGCCTAATAAAATGTCAATAGGCGCGGATGTTGGACAACAATTTAAAAGCGATTGGAATGCCGAAAGTGGCGCTATCAAAGATTACAACAACGATATCAAGCTCGCGGTTTCTTTGGGCGATAATGGCACACGCGAAATGCTGGAAGCCATCTTGGTTGACGAAGAAAATCACATCGACTGGTTAGAAGCACAACTCGATCAAATTAAGCAGATAGGAATTCAGAATTACTTATCACAACAAATTGAGAAAGCATAA
- a CDS encoding zinc-binding dehydrogenase, with product MKAIRFHKFGDADVLKLEEAPKPLIGSNDVLLQMKAAALNHLDLFVRSGDREKSIPLPHIPGSDGAGIIAEVGSSVDFLKVGDKVLISPGISCGHCDMCLGGSDNLCRTYHVLGTKEDGTYSEFIKLPATNVLPIPDDLDFNQAAAIPLVFLTAWHMLVGLTKIKPGDTVLIHAAGSGVGSAGIQIAKLFGAHVITTAGTEDKLIKAKELGADEIINYKEKDFAEEIKKLTGKRGVDIVFEHTGGEIFEKSIPVLAKGGKLVTCGSTDNYLAKVDIRYVFAKHLSIFGSFMGTKREMIEVLKFFRNNNGNNRLKPVIDSDFPLEKASEAHKRMEDRNIFGKIVLSI from the coding sequence ATGAAAGCGATACGTTTCCACAAGTTTGGCGATGCAGATGTTTTGAAATTGGAAGAAGCACCAAAACCATTAATTGGATCTAACGATGTCCTTCTTCAAATGAAAGCAGCCGCGTTAAATCACCTTGATCTCTTTGTGCGAAGCGGTGACAGAGAAAAAAGTATACCTCTTCCTCACATCCCCGGGTCAGACGGCGCCGGGATCATTGCGGAAGTTGGAAGCTCGGTTGACTTTCTGAAGGTTGGAGACAAAGTATTAATTTCTCCCGGAATTTCATGCGGCCATTGCGATATGTGTTTAGGTGGATCGGATAATTTATGCAGAACATATCATGTGCTCGGCACAAAAGAAGATGGAACATATTCCGAGTTTATAAAACTTCCCGCGACAAATGTTCTTCCGATTCCGGACGATTTAGATTTCAACCAAGCCGCAGCGATACCGTTAGTATTTTTGACTGCGTGGCATATGCTCGTTGGTTTGACAAAAATTAAACCGGGAGATACGGTACTTATTCATGCGGCAGGAAGCGGCGTTGGTTCGGCGGGGATTCAAATTGCGAAACTTTTTGGTGCGCATGTAATAACAACTGCCGGCACAGAAGATAAATTGATCAAAGCCAAAGAACTTGGCGCCGATGAAATAATCAATTATAAAGAAAAAGATTTTGCAGAAGAAATTAAGAAGCTAACGGGTAAGCGAGGTGTTGATATCGTATTCGAACATACGGGCGGAGAAATTTTCGAAAAGAGTATTCCGGTTCTCGCCAAAGGAGGTAAACTTGTTACCTGCGGCTCGACCGATAATTATCTTGCAAAAGTTGATATCCGTTACGTTTTTGCAAAACATTTATCGATCTTTGGCTCATTTATGGGAACGAAACGCGAAATGATAGAGGTTTTGAAATTCTTCAGAAATAACAATGGAAATAATCGGCTTAAACCTGTTATTGACTCTGATTTTCCACTAGAGAAAGCGTCCGAGGCACACAAAAGAATGGAAGATCGAAATATTTTTGGGAAAATAGTTTTATCAATTTAA
- a CDS encoding MFS transporter translates to MDLKKSLTQLREGFHPTFWVANGMELFERLAYYGQQIVFMIYMRNQLGFTEAQAGQLSGLFGGLIYLLPILGGTLADKWGFRRAFNVAFSILALGYFLIGSVGMSAFAGVYSGFDHYWLVTIFIVFTAFGGSFIKPSVLGTVAVTSTEETKSLGYAVYYWLVNAGAMIGPTIAYFVRDSFGNEFVYMVSAVSCLAMMFVNMILYKEVKSKKTEVVESLGKKFANLFVVLANFKFMILLLIYSLYWIIFWQEFIIIPYYITDFISATAPYEIIQSWAGAGAIILLQIPVNRFTKNLPTRKALLVGFAMSSLMWIIIGIFPSIPTIAAGIVAFSIGEMIQAPRYYEYISEIAPPGQQGLFQGYAFLPIAIARFVGDPIGGWLYQNSKASGNMNLVWVGLIGIGVLATVLMAIYNKVVTVQEAKQA, encoded by the coding sequence ATGGATTTAAAAAAGAGTTTGACTCAACTCCGAGAAGGTTTTCACCCGACATTTTGGGTAGCGAATGGAATGGAGTTGTTCGAGCGGCTTGCTTATTACGGTCAGCAAATCGTTTTTATGATTTACATGCGAAACCAGCTCGGCTTCACGGAAGCACAAGCCGGACAGCTTTCGGGACTTTTCGGCGGATTGATTTATCTGCTGCCGATTTTAGGCGGAACGTTGGCAGATAAGTGGGGATTTCGTAGGGCTTTTAATGTTGCCTTTTCGATTTTAGCACTCGGATATTTTTTAATCGGCTCTGTTGGCATGAGCGCTTTCGCCGGTGTATACAGCGGATTCGATCATTATTGGTTGGTAACTATATTTATTGTCTTTACTGCGTTCGGCGGTTCATTTATAAAACCTTCGGTTCTTGGAACTGTTGCGGTAACTTCAACAGAAGAAACCAAGTCTTTAGGGTATGCGGTTTATTATTGGCTCGTGAATGCCGGCGCCATGATTGGACCTACAATTGCTTATTTCGTCAGAGATAGTTTTGGAAATGAATTTGTTTATATGGTTTCCGCGGTAAGTTGTTTGGCGATGATGTTTGTCAATATGATCTTGTACAAAGAGGTCAAGAGTAAAAAAACAGAAGTGGTAGAATCGCTTGGTAAAAAATTTGCCAATCTCTTTGTGGTGCTCGCCAATTTTAAATTTATGATTTTACTTTTAATATACTCTCTTTATTGGATTATCTTCTGGCAGGAATTTATCATCATCCCGTACTACATAACCGATTTCATCAGCGCGACCGCTCCATACGAAATTATACAATCGTGGGCCGGCGCGGGTGCAATTATATTGTTGCAGATTCCGGTCAACCGATTCACAAAAAATCTTCCCACAAGAAAAGCGCTGCTCGTTGGATTTGCCATGTCGAGTTTGATGTGGATTATAATAGGTATTTTTCCGAGTATTCCGACAATTGCGGCAGGGATTGTTGCTTTCTCGATCGGAGAGATGATACAGGCGCCGCGATATTACGAATATATTTCCGAAATCGCTCCTCCGGGACAACAAGGATTGTTTCAGGGTTATGCATTTCTGCCGATCGCAATTGCCCGCTTCGTTGGCGACCCCATCGGCGGTTGGTTATATCAAAACTCAAAAGCATCCGGCAACATGAACCTTGTATGGGTTGGACTCATCGGAATCGGCGTGCTCGCAACTGTCTTGATGGCAATATATAATAAAGTTGTAACCGTGCAGGAAGCAAAACAAGCGTAA
- a CDS encoding Nramp family divalent metal transporter has translation MNNKNQKSESLSEVHRSVSIPKNAGTLKRFLAFIGPAYLVSVGYMDPGNWATDLEGGARFGYSLIWVLLMSNLIAVLLQTLSARLGIVTGRDLAQACRENYPKPVAFILWVLCEIAIAACDLAEVLGTAIGLNLLLNVPLLYGVIITGFDTILFLVIQNFGIRKVEAFIVMLISTIGLCFGIEIFLAEPVWGEVAKGFVPHLTSESLYVAIGILGATVMPHNLYLHSALVQTRAVCETDECKKQACRWNLLDTSIALNAAFFVNAAILIVAASVFYKNGIVVTEIQQAHHLLTPLLGTTIASTLFALALLSAGQSSTLTGTLAGQIVMEGFLQFKMRPVIRRLITRILAIVPAVIVLTVKGDEGSYGLLILSQVILSLQLPFAVVPLIHFTSDKVKMKQFANKKWVLILAWTAAVVIIALNARLVYGVLSGWIETAGSNAIWIWITVIPIIIGCAGLLLYITFPKLWRKRREVAMPIPSLSLSHQTYNKIGVALDFGGMEETVLSHAQSIAQHHNAAIYLFHVVEGVSGQLFGKEAFDDEARSDKEHIENISEQLRTFGFEVHTHLGFGNVPKQLVKLANETQIDLLIMGGHRHSGLKDLIFGTTVPKVRHELKIPVLVV, from the coding sequence ATGAATAATAAAAACCAGAAGTCTGAATCACTCTCTGAGGTTCATCGCTCGGTTTCAATCCCGAAAAATGCAGGAACACTTAAACGTTTCTTAGCATTCATCGGTCCCGCATATCTGGTAAGCGTGGGATACATGGATCCGGGTAATTGGGCAACCGATCTTGAAGGCGGCGCACGGTTTGGTTACTCTTTGATATGGGTTTTGCTGATGTCGAATCTGATTGCCGTTTTATTGCAAACACTTTCGGCCAGATTAGGAATTGTTACAGGAAGAGATCTTGCGCAGGCGTGCCGCGAGAATTATCCGAAACCGGTCGCTTTCATCTTATGGGTGTTGTGCGAGATCGCGATTGCCGCCTGCGATCTTGCCGAAGTTCTTGGCACGGCTATCGGTTTGAATCTCTTATTGAATGTTCCGCTCCTGTATGGTGTTATCATCACCGGATTTGACACTATTTTATTTCTTGTCATTCAAAATTTCGGAATCAGAAAAGTTGAAGCGTTTATTGTTATGCTGATTTCAACTATCGGATTGTGTTTCGGTATTGAAATATTTTTAGCAGAGCCGGTGTGGGGAGAAGTTGCTAAAGGGTTTGTTCCCCACTTGACTTCAGAGAGTTTATATGTCGCAATCGGAATACTGGGTGCAACAGTGATGCCGCATAATTTATATCTTCATTCTGCGCTCGTTCAAACGCGCGCCGTATGCGAAACCGATGAATGTAAAAAGCAGGCATGCCGGTGGAATCTACTCGATACATCAATCGCGCTCAATGCCGCGTTCTTTGTGAATGCTGCAATTCTTATTGTTGCCGCTTCGGTTTTCTACAAAAACGGAATTGTTGTAACAGAAATCCAGCAAGCCCATCATTTGCTTACACCGTTGCTCGGAACAACAATTGCCAGTACCCTTTTTGCGCTTGCTCTTCTTTCTGCCGGACAAAGCTCAACACTTACCGGTACACTCGCGGGACAAATTGTAATGGAAGGATTTTTGCAATTCAAAATGCGTCCTGTAATCCGCCGGCTTATTACACGGATACTTGCAATTGTTCCGGCTGTAATTGTGCTAACAGTTAAAGGTGATGAGGGATCGTACGGACTTCTTATTCTCAGTCAGGTTATTCTGAGTTTACAACTTCCGTTCGCCGTTGTTCCGCTGATTCATTTTACAAGCGATAAAGTAAAGATGAAACAATTCGCAAACAAGAAATGGGTTTTAATTCTTGCCTGGACCGCGGCGGTAGTCATTATAGCACTTAATGCGCGGTTGGTCTATGGTGTTTTATCGGGATGGATTGAAACGGCGGGAAGTAATGCGATTTGGATTTGGATTACGGTCATACCCATTATTATCGGCTGTGCCGGTTTACTTTTGTATATAACGTTTCCGAAATTATGGAGAAAAAGGAGAGAGGTTGCCATGCCAATTCCATCGCTTTCACTTTCACATCAAACATACAATAAAATTGGCGTTGCTTTAGATTTCGGAGGAATGGAAGAAACGGTGCTCTCTCACGCGCAATCTATTGCGCAGCATCATAACGCCGCTATTTATCTTTTCCATGTTGTTGAAGGAGTAAGTGGACAACTTTTTGGGAAAGAAGCATTTGACGATGAAGCGCGAAGCGACAAAGAACATATTGAAAATATTTCAGAACAACTGAGAACATTCGGTTTTGAAGTTCACACTCATCTTGGATTCGGTAACGTTCCTAAACAACTCGTCAAGCTTGCGAACGAAACACAAATCGATTTACTCATTATGGGCGGTCACCGCCACAGCGGTTTGAAAGATTTAATCTTCGGAACAACCGTTCCCAAAGTCAGACACGAATTGAAGATACCGGTTTTGGTAGTTTAG
- a CDS encoding N-acetylmuramoyl-L-alanine amidase, whose product MLNKIILSIFVFIAIASAQNSVPIEYIQNKSRNTQIGSFIKNDITYGSLNDLGYVLNLRIYTNQNSKKLELRNNEITIRVTAGNSFVVIVDNKENANLHQLPVNIIFAAGSFFAPLEYFIPLLKIAISEEIAFQKNKIIIGEQVQKSYFDITGIQFEEKSNGLLIRIENKIKPSDYECWPKQIGNDTWLYITIANVKADINKIKNIVTSGIVKQILAFQYPTSVQITIRLKGQINSAEPMVAENGTDILIAIQTLSTEQADARLARNYERELQREREKWKLDVVVIDAGHGGDDPGAISRGGTREKDITLPIALKLGALIEKNLPGVDVVYTRKTDTFVELYRRGQIANQTGGKLFISIHCNSMPRKKSTETGFEIYLLRPGKTENALRIAEKENEVVKLEQGYEKRYQRLTEENYILLTMAQSAYVKYSEQFAEILTEEMGKHLDLPNNGVKQAGFYVLVGASMPNVLVETGYLSNKHDEKILKSAKGQQRLGEAIFNGVKRFKDNYEKTLSEGRASE is encoded by the coding sequence ATGTTGAATAAAATTATATTATCGATTTTTGTTTTTATAGCCATAGCATCGGCACAGAATTCTGTTCCGATAGAATACATCCAAAACAAATCTCGTAATACTCAAATCGGCTCATTCATCAAAAATGATATCACATACGGGTCGCTGAACGATCTAGGTTATGTGTTAAATCTGCGGATTTACACAAATCAGAATTCAAAAAAGTTAGAACTAAGAAACAATGAAATAACAATACGTGTAACCGCCGGAAATTCATTCGTGGTGATTGTAGACAATAAAGAAAACGCCAATCTTCACCAGCTTCCGGTGAATATTATTTTTGCCGCTGGATCTTTTTTTGCACCTTTAGAATATTTTATTCCTCTTTTAAAAATTGCCATCTCTGAAGAAATTGCGTTTCAAAAAAATAAAATCATAATCGGCGAGCAGGTACAAAAATCATATTTCGATATTACGGGAATTCAATTTGAGGAAAAATCTAACGGGCTGCTCATTAGAATCGAGAATAAAATCAAACCAAGCGACTATGAATGCTGGCCCAAACAAATTGGTAACGATACATGGCTTTACATCACCATTGCGAATGTAAAAGCCGATATAAATAAAATCAAGAATATCGTAACATCCGGAATCGTAAAACAAATTTTGGCGTTTCAGTATCCGACATCCGTTCAAATAACGATCAGATTAAAGGGACAGATAAATAGTGCCGAGCCGATGGTAGCTGAAAACGGAACAGACATACTGATTGCGATTCAAACTCTCTCAACCGAACAGGCAGATGCGCGTTTGGCGAGGAATTATGAACGTGAACTTCAACGCGAGCGCGAGAAATGGAAATTAGACGTTGTTGTGATAGATGCGGGGCACGGCGGAGACGATCCCGGAGCCATAAGCAGAGGCGGAACGCGGGAAAAAGATATCACGCTTCCAATTGCTTTAAAGCTGGGCGCTTTGATTGAAAAAAATCTTCCCGGTGTTGATGTTGTTTATACCAGAAAAACGGATACATTCGTGGAATTGTACCGTCGCGGACAGATTGCGAATCAAACCGGCGGAAAGTTGTTTATTAGCATTCACTGCAATTCGATGCCCCGAAAGAAAAGTACGGAAACGGGATTTGAGATTTATCTTCTCAGACCGGGCAAAACGGAAAATGCTCTCCGTATTGCAGAAAAAGAAAATGAGGTTGTGAAATTAGAGCAAGGATATGAAAAACGGTACCAGCGATTAACGGAGGAAAATTATATCCTTCTGACGATGGCGCAAAGTGCATACGTAAAATACAGTGAGCAATTTGCCGAAATTCTTACAGAGGAAATGGGGAAACACCTCGATTTGCCGAACAACGGAGTGAAGCAAGCTGGGTTTTACGTTTTGGTTGGCGCATCGATGCCGAATGTTCTTGTAGAAACTGGATATCTTTCCAATAAGCATGATGAAAAAATATTGAAGAGCGCAAAAGGACAGCAGCGCTTAGGCGAGGCAATATTCAACGGAGTGAAACGTTTCAAGGATAATTACGAGAAAACATTAAGCGAAGGAAGAGCAAGCGAGTAG
- a CDS encoding YajQ family cyclic di-GMP-binding protein: protein MADTRSFDIVSKVDMQEVDNAINQAKKEIIQRYDFKGSKSSIELNQKEHDITLISDDDFRMKAVVDILQSKFVKRSIPLKALTYSQVEPTAGGLVKQTIKLQNGIDKDNARLIVKMIKETKLKVQSQIMDDQVRVSGKSKDDLQSIMSMLWQADLKFAIQFVNYR, encoded by the coding sequence ATGGCCGACACAAGATCGTTCGATATTGTTTCAAAAGTAGATATGCAGGAAGTGGATAACGCAATCAATCAGGCAAAGAAAGAGATCATCCAGCGTTACGATTTCAAAGGATCAAAATCATCTATTGAGCTGAATCAAAAAGAGCACGATATTACTCTTATTTCCGACGACGACTTTAGAATGAAGGCGGTGGTTGATATTCTCCAGTCAAAATTTGTGAAGCGAAGCATTCCTTTGAAGGCGTTGACTTACAGTCAGGTTGAGCCGACGGCAGGCGGTTTGGTTAAACAAACGATTAAACTGCAAAACGGCATCGATAAAGATAACGCCCGGTTGATCGTCAAGATGATCAAGGAAACAAAACTTAAGGTACAGTCGCAGATAATGGACGATCAGGTGCGTGTAAGCGGAAAGAGTAAAGATGATTTGCAGTCGATAATGAGCATGCTTTGGCAGGCAGATTTAAAATTTGCAATTCAGTTTGTAAATTACAGATAA